The proteins below come from a single Eucalyptus grandis isolate ANBG69807.140 chromosome 3, ASM1654582v1, whole genome shotgun sequence genomic window:
- the LOC120291829 gene encoding eggshell protein-like, whose protein sequence is MSGLVGVVGGSVGCGRLDGGLGDGQVLWLDVGCWCEMDVAVEWAGHEVMGFVGGWCASGECVGEVDGAWSGGVGSLAVDVRRQDGGRVGGDGDEMVDARVGGREGNGGCGEMELVATRWRKKQNQRGKGMGWGR, encoded by the coding sequence ATGAGCGGGCTGGTGGGGGTCGTTGGTGGTTCTGTGGGCTGTGGACGGCTGGATGGTGGACTGGGCGATGGTCAGGTGCTGTGGTTGGACGTTGGATGTTGGTGTGAGATGGATGTGGCTGTGGAGTGGGCTGGACATGAGGTTATGGGGTTTGTTGGTGGGTGGTGTGCTAGTGGTGAGTGTGTTGGTGAAGTGGACGGTGCTTGGAGTGGTGGTGTTGGGTCGCTAGCTGTTGATGTGAGGAGACAGGATGGGGGGCGTGTGGGTGGAGATGGAGATGAAATGGTGGATGCGCGAGTTGGTGGACGTGAGGGGAATGGTGGCTGTGGAGAAATGGAGTTAGTGGCAACAAGGTGGAGGAAGAAGCAGAACCAGAGAGGGAAGGGAATGGGATGGGGGAGATGA
- the LOC104437316 gene encoding sodium transporter HKT1, which translates to MMSFSSLGKEVAFLCSASWIKLACICRSLCFLLSCCFRFLLLRVNSFCIQVFYFVFLSFLGFWVLKALGPRTDSFRPRDLDLFFTSVSATTVSSMSTVEMEVFSNSQLVVMTVLMFIGGEVFISLVGLHLRKSKLRWRIRTEDKVASADGNLCPSAPTNDIVDHIELGGVAKTDCLNSQVEPQFYRPQDKSSDLDYLKYCSVRFLCYVVLGYLLVVQVLGVAAVSLYITLVPSTRDVLKKKGLKMVTFSVFTTVSTFASCGFVPTNENMIIFSKNSGLLLILIPQVLLGNMLFPSSLRLTLWLIGRFREKDEIGYLLSRTSEIGYKHLLPSLYSSLLGVTVMGFVGIQFIMFCSMQWDSESLNGLSSCEKIVGALFQCVNSRHTGETVVDLSTVAPAILVLFVVMMYLPPYTSFLPVKGNERLPENGERRKPKQSYRLLLENLKFSQLSYLAIFITVICITERKKMKEDPLNFNVLNIVVEVVSAYGNVGFTTGYSCERQLRPVEGCEDKWYGFSGKWSDESKIILIVVMFFGRLKKFNMKGGRAWILL; encoded by the exons ATGATGAGCTTTTCGTCTTTAGGCAAAGAGGTTGCGTTCCTTTGTAGCGCTTCATGGATCAAACTAGCCTGCATCTGCAGGTCCCTTTGCTTCCTCCTTTCTTGCTGTTTCCGCTTCCTGCTCCTCCGAGTCAATTCCTTCTGCATCCAAGTTTTTTACTTCGTCTTCCTCTCGTTCCTCGGCTTCTGGGTCCTCAAGGCCCTAGGGCCGCGGACCGATTCCTTTAGGCCTAGGGACTTGGATCTGTTCTTCACTTCCGTCTCTGCGACGACCGTCTCGAGCATGTCGACGGTCGAGATGGAAGTCTTCTCCAACTCACAGCTTGTCGTGATGACCGTCCTGATGTTCATCGGAGGAGAGGTCTTCATTTCCCTCGTTGGGCTTCATCTTAGGAAGTCCAAGCTCCGGTGGCGCATCAGAACCGAAGACAAAGTCGCCTCTGCCGATGGCAATCTCTGCCCTTCCGCCCCAACAAATGACATTGTTGACCACATAGAGTTAGGTGGAGTGGCGAAAACAGATTGCCTGAACTCGCAGGTAGAGCCTCAATTTTACAGACCGCAAGACAAGTCCTCAGATCTTGACTATTTGAAATATTGTTCGGTTAGGTTTTTGTGTTATGTAGTGTTAGGTTACCTTCTGGTAGTCCAAGTTCTAGGAGTTGCCGCAGTTTCGCTCTATATCACACTAGTTCCTAGCACCAGAGATGTGCTAAAGAAGAAAGGTCTCAAAATGGTGACCTTTTCCGTCTTCACCACCGTGTCGACCTTCGCCAGTTGTGGGTTTGTCCCGACCAATGAAAACATGATTATCTTCAGCAAGAACTCTGGCCTCCTCCTGATTCTCATCCCTCAGGTCCTTCTTGGGAACATGCTGTTCCCGTCGAGCCTACGTTTGACGCTTTGGCTCATCGGGAGATTCAGGGAGAAAGATGAAATCGGGTACTTGTTGAGCAGGACAAGTGAAATTGGTTACAAGCACTTGCTTCCGAGCCTCTACTCGTCGCTACTGGGGGTCACGGTGATGGGGTTCGTCGGTATTCAGTTTATAATGTTTTGCTCGATGCAGTGGGATTCGGAATCGTTGAATGGACTAAGCTCCTGTGAGAAAATCGTGGGCGCGCTGTTTCAGTGCGTGAACAGCAGACATACCGGCGAGACGGTCGTCGATCTGTCCACAGTTGCTCCCGCCATCTTGGTGCTATTCGTGGTCATGAt GTACCTTCCGCCTTACACGTCGTTTCTTCCGGTGAAAGGCAATGAGAGGCTCCCGGAAAACGGCGAAAGAAGAAAGCCGAAACAGAGTTATAGACTGCTTTTGGAGAATCTCAAATTTTCACAGCTTTCCTACCTGGCCATCTTTATCACCGTGATTTGCATCACCGagaggaaaaagatgaaggaaGATCCCCTCAATTTCAACGTGTTGAACATCGTGGTCGAAGTGGTAAG CGCATATGGAAATGTGGGGTTTACGACAGGATACAGTTGCGAACGCCAACTAAGGCCTGTCGAAGGCTGCGAGGACAAGTGGTATGGATTCTCCGGGAAATGGAGCGATGAAAGCAAAATCATCCTCATCGTAGTCATGTTTTTCGGAAGATTAAAGAAGTTCAACATGAAGGGCGGCCGAGCTTGGATACTCCTGTAA